The Armatimonadia bacterium genome contains the following window.
GAGCGGCATGTGCACCGCGTAGTTGGCCAGGTACAGGAAGAAGGGCCCGTCTCGGTGAGCCTCAAGGAACTTGCAGGCCTCCTCGGCGAGGCGGTCCGTCAGGTACTCGCCCTCGGTGCCGGTCGTCACGTTGGCAATCCGGTACGGGTAGAAGTAGCTTGGGGGCGAGGGGTAGTGCCCGCCGGCGAAGTTGGAGTCGAAGCCCTGCTTCTCGGGGTAGTAGGGCTCCGGCCCGAGGTGCCACTTCCCGAAGTGCGCCGTCGTGTACCCGGCACGCTTGAGCTCCTCGGGAAGGGTGATCTCCTCCAGCGCGAGGTAGTTGGGCCCCCTTGGAATCGCCAGCTTGTTCCATGGGTTCGCAGTGGTCGCCGGTGCCGCCTCCTGAGGAGCGAAGCCCTGCGGGTAGACGAAGGCCCCGGTGATGTGCAGTCGGGCCGGGTACTTGCCGGTCATGATGCTGGCACGAGTGGCCGAGCACAGTGGTGCCGCAGCGTAGGCCTGGGTGAACCGAACGCCCTGGCTTGCCAGACGGTCGATGTTCGGGGTCTCATGGAAGCGGTTGCCGAAGCAGCCGCAGTCCACCCAGCCCATGTCGTCGATCAGGATGAACACGAAGTTTGGGGGCTTAGCGGCGGCCTCTGCACTGCTCTGCGAGCCCAACAGACTCGCCCCGGCAAGCCCTGCGGCACTGATTCCCAGCGTCTCGAGAAACCGGCGGCGCGAAAGCTCATGTCCAGGCATCAGGTGATCCCTCCGGTTAGCAGACTGACCATGCCTCAGGTCTCCCTCGGCCTCACGACCGCTTCAGGTCCTGCCACGGGATGACCTTGCACCGTCGAGCCCAGTCCTCGTAGTCGCCGACCATCTCCCGCACCTTCTCCGGGCAGCGGTCTGCAAGGTCGCGCATCTCGGTCCGGTCCTCCGCCATGTCATACAGCTCCCACCTCGCCGGATACCGCGACACCAGTTTCCACCGACCCTTGCGCACGGCCTTGTTGCCTTCATGCTCCCAGCACATCACGTCATGCAGCGGTCGCTCACGCTGCTGGCCGCGCAGGAGGTGGGTCAGGCTGCGACCCTCCATGGGCTGAATCGGCTTGCCCTTGTAGGTCGTCGGGTACTCCGCGCCGCTGACATCGACGCAGGTAGCCATCACGTCCACCAGGTGACCGAACTGGTTGCGGAGGATGCCGCCGTGGTTGCGGATCACGGACGGCCAGTAGGCGATGAAGGGCGACGAGATCCCGCCTTCATGCACCCAGTGCTTGTACAACCGGAAAGGCGTGTTGCTGGCATTGGCCCAGGGCAGGCCGTAGCTAACATAGGAGTCGGCCGTGCCCGTCACAGCGCCCTTCTCGCCGCGCTCGATCCTCTCCGCACAGCCGCCGTTGTCGGCGAGGAACATCACCAGGGTGTCCTCCTCCACGCCGGCTGACCGGACCTGCGCCATGACCCTCCCGATGTTGTAGTCCATCCGGTCGATCTGGGCGGCGTAGATGGCCATGCGCAGGTCGCGCTCTTCCTTGTCCGCCACCTCAGCCCAGGGCGGAGCCTGCTCATCCCGAGGTGTCAGCGGCCACTTCGCGTCGACCAGCCCCATCTCAATCTGCCGCCGGTAACGACGCTCCCGCAGCTCATCCCAGCCGCACAGGTACTTGCCGCGGTACCGCGCGATGTCCTCGGGCCAGGCGTGCAGCGGCCAGTGCGGCGACGTGAAGGCCAGGTACAGGAAGAACGGGTTTTCCTTCGCCGCGTACTCCTGCACATACTGGCAGGCTGCCTCACCGAAAGCGTCGGTGATGTAGAAGCCGGAACTGTCAGGGGTATACGGCTGGTCATCCCGCGCAAAGGTGCGGCCCGTCTCGAGTCGGAAGTAGTTGGAGGCCCCGCTGATCAGGCCGAAGTAACGCTCGAAGCCCCGGTCCACGGGCCAGTGCGGACGCTGCTCACCCACATGCCACTTCCCGCTCATGAGCGTGTGGTAGCCCGCCTCCCGCAGTACCTCGGCAAGGGTCACGCAGCGATCATTGAGAAAGCCCCGGTAGCCCGGAACCTTGTAGTCGCCCACCATGTGACCGACGCCTGCCTGGTGAGGGTGCAGGCCGGTGAGCAGCGACGCCCGGGTCGGACAGCAACGGGCATAGCTGTAGAACTGGGTGAAGCGCACGCCTTTTGCGGCAAGGGAATCCAGGTTGGGTGTGGAAATCTCAGAGCCGTAACAGCCGATGTCGGAGAACCCCATGTCATCGGCCATGATGAGGACGATATTGGGCGGCTTCCTGCTACCCGCAGCGGCCTGTGCGAAGTCCGGCAGAAGCCCGGTGCTTCCGAGGAGCCCGGCAACGCCCAGTCCGGTGGAGCTGAGGAAATGCCGACGGGTCATGGTCCCTTCCTCCCTCCGACAGCTTGCCCAACGGAGCTCCTCTTCGACGGTTCACAACCGTATCCCTTCCAGGGAGACCAAGGCCCTGTGCGCCTCTTTCAACAGCCCTCCTCCGGGGCACCGCACCTTGTGGAGTGACCGAAGCATGGCCCGATCACTTGCCCTTGCGCTGACCCTCCTTGCCCTCCTTCTCTCCTTGGTCCCTGCCTGCGCGGAGGAGCTTGACCAGCTCTACAGCCGGGGCGCCACCTGGCAAGACTCCCTGCAGGCGGCGCTGCAGAAGCTCGCCGACTTCGAGCGCCAGGAGCTTCTCCGTGCGGGTTCGGCCCGGCAGGAGGGAGAGGTCACCCTCGGTCCCTGGTACGCCATCGGCTCCTTCAGCAACGAGCGCGGCGAGGGTTTCGCCCGTGCCTATCCGCCCGAGACCGCCCTTGCGCTGGATGCCACCTACCCGGCGATGAACAACACACAGGCCAAGTGGCGGCTCATGCCCTTCCCGGACGAGCAGGTCATCGACCTGCGTCCTCACTTTGCCGTCGCCGAGGCCGCAATCTGCTACCTGTACCGCAAGCTCACGGTGCCAAGAGCGCTGACCATCACAGGCTACTTCGGCAGCGACGACGGCCTCGCAGTCTGGCTCAACGGGGAGAAGCTCATCTCGCAGGACGTGCCCCGAGGTCCGGGTGCCGACCAGGACAAGGCCGAGTTGAAGCTCAAGCCCGGCGACAACCATCTGCTGCTCAAGATCGTCAACCGCACCGGCGGCTGGGGTTACTACTTCGCTCTGCGTCCAGGCCGGGGCAGCGCTTCCTCCGATCCAACCCATGTGGCGCGGGTGAGCCGCCTCTGGGCGAAGGTCCGGGCCGACTTCACCTCCGCCGACGACAAGCGCACGATGAAGAGCGAGACGGATGATGAGATCTGGCCCATCGAGGGCGACTTCTCTTCCGCCTCCTTGAGCGCCCGCTATCGTTCGGCCCAGGGCCATCATCTCCAGGAGGCTGCCGAGACCCTGACCGGCCTCGAGGCTGACCTGGGCTCCGAAGCCACGACAGCCGAGCGCCGTCGCTATGAAAGCGCCCAGTCCACTCCGACCGCCCTGGAGGGCTGGCGAGCCTCCTACCACAACTCCCTGGCCCTCGGCGAACTCCTCTCGGGCATGGCTCGGCTGGTGAGCTGTCGCCTGGCCCTCGACGACCTCTCCGCAACTTACGGTGCCCGCTACTCCGGAGCCGCCGACTTCCGCACACGTCTTGACGCTCTGCGCACCCGTGGCAGAGAACTCCCGGCCGCACAGTCGACCTCTGCTGCAGACGTGGCCACCTGGAGCGACCAGATCAGCGGGCTCCAGCGCGAGGCCCTCCTCGAGGCCAATCCGCTTCTCGACTTCGGCAAGCTCCTGTTCCTTACTCGCCGTCCGGGGGGCGGTGCACCGGGCCTGCCGCAGAACTGGCAGGGCAATTCCAGCCTGCGGCGCACCGGCTGGGATACCTCGATCCAGGTGCTTTCCCCTGTCCGGCCCGACGGCGCCATCACCACCCTCTTCCACTCCACCAGTCGCTTCGTGGGCGACCTTTGCCTGTCCTTCGATGCGACCCGGATGCTCTTCTCCATGCCCGCCGAGACCAAGCGCGACACCTACCAACTCTGGGAGATCGGCGTCGACGGGCAGAACCTGCGCATGGTCACCGCCGATTCCGCCGATGACTACGACAACTACACCGGCTGCTACCTGCCCAATGGACAGATCATGTTCTGTTCGAGTCGCTGCTACCAGGCGGTCCCCTGCACCGGTGGCGACCACGTCGCCCTGATGTACCTGATGGACGCCGACGGGCGCAACGTGCGGCAACTGACCTTCGACCAGGACCACAGCTGGTATCCGATGGTGCTCAAGGACGGGCGTGTCGTCTACACCCGCTGGGAGTACAACGACACCCCGCACTACTTCAGCCGCATCCTCTTCACCATGAACCCGGACGGGACGCGGCAGCAGGCCCTCTACGGCACCAACTCGTGGTATCCCAACACCATGATGTACGCGCGGCCGGTGCCGGGCAGCAACAGCAAGATCGTCTGCATCGTCTCGGGGCACCACGGTAACCCCCGCATGGGTGAGGTGACGCTCCTCGACACCGCGGTAGGGGAGAGGGAGGCCGACGGCGTCCTCCAGGTACTCCCGCATCGCCACCGCAAGCCGAGTGCACCCATCGTCGACCAGTATGCCACGGGCACCTGGCCGCAGTTCGTCCATCCCTGGGCGCTCTCAGACAAGTACTTCCTCGTCTCCTGCAAGCCCGGGCCTTCAGACCCCTGGGGCATCTACCTGGTGGACGTCTTCGACAACCTCGTGCCGGTCCTCATCCAGCCGGACGCGGCGAGCATGGAACCGATCCCGCTGCGTCCGCAGGTGACGCCGCCGGTCATCCAGCCCTCGGTCAACTACGCGCGCGAGGATGCGACCGTCTTCATGTTCGACGTCTACCGTGGACGGGGGATGGAAGGGGTGCCGCGGGGCACTGTCACCGCCCTGCGAATCGCGGAGCCGGTCTACCGCTACTGGGGCAATGGCCAGACCCATACCGCCGCCATCGACGGCGGCTGGGACGTGAAGAAGATCTGGGGCACGGTGCCGGTCGAGGCGGACGGGTCAGCGTACTTCAAGGTCCCTGCGAACACGCCCCTCTTCGTGCAGCCGGTCAGTCGCGAGGGTATGGCCCAGCAGCAGATGCGCAGTTGGTTCACTGCCATGCCCGGCGAGGTCCTCTCCTGCGTCGGCTGCCACGAGAACCGGCGCGACGTGAGTGCCTCCGGGCAGCGACCTCTGGCGCAGCGTCGGCCGGCCTCCGAGATCAAGCCCTGGTATGGCGAGCCGCGAGGCTTTTCTTTCGTGCGCGAGGTCCAGCCCGTGCTCGACCGCAACTGCCTCTCCTGCCACAGCGGCGGCAAGATCGACCTGCGCAGCCTCCCGGCGCCGCCTCAGAACCGTGCACCGACCGCCTGGACGCAGGCCTACGTCACCCTCCATCCCTACGTGCGGCGGCCCGGCAATGAGTCCGATATCCGCCTCCTGGGTCCCCGGGAGTTCGAAGCCAACACAAGCCCGCTGGTGCAGATGCTCAAGAAGGGGCACATGGGGGTGAAGCTCTCGGAGGAGGACTGGGACCGGCTCATTACCTGGATCGACCTCAACGTTCCCTTCGCCGGTGAGTGGACGGAAGCCGAGCCGAAGCCCCCGCCGCAGCTTGTGAAGCGTCGTGAGGAAATCCGCGCCGAGGACGCCGCGGTCCGGGCAACGCTGGCCCAGGGAGGACACTGATGGGCGACCTCCGCATCTCCTGTGGTTGCCGCTGCCTGGCTCTGCGAGGCACCTGTCTCCTCGGCCTCCTGCTCGCCGGAGCAGTGACCTGCCTGCCGGTGTTGGCCGAGAACCCCTGGCCGATGAATGCCGACCAGGCCCAGACGCTCCAGCAGGAAGCCGCTCACCAGCTCGCGAGCGGCACCGAGAAGGCCCTGGAGCTGGCCCCCGGAATCACCCTCACTCTCGTCCTCGTCCCCACAGGGCAGTTCACGATGGGGGCACCCGACGGCGAGTCACCTCTCGATCCTGACGAGGGGCCACAGAGTCAGGTCCGCATCACAAAGCCCTTCTGGATGGCCAGGTGCGAGGTCACGAACCAGCTCTATCGCCTATTCGACCCCGCCCATGACAGCCGCACCATCGACACGAACTGGAAGGACCGAGTCGGGCCGGGAATCGGCGCCAACGCCGATCAGCAGCCGGTGATCCGCATCTCCTGGTACGAGGCGATGAGCTTCTGCCGCTGGCTTTCAGAGCGAACCGGGTTGGCCTTCCGGCTTCCCACGGAGCCGGAGTGGGAATGGGCCTGCCGGGCCGGAACCGCCTCGCCGTGGCAGTGCAGCGCCGACGACCTGTTCCGCTATGCCAACTACGCCGACAGCAGTGTGGCGTCCGTGAAGCCCTGGGCCTTGCGCGATGCCGCGCACAATGATGGGGAGCGTGTCTCGGCGGCGGTGGGCAAGTATCTGCCCAATGCCTGGGGGTTGTGCGATCTGCACGGGAATGTCGCAGAGTGGTGCAGCAGCTTGTACCGGCCCTATCCCTACACAGCCTCCGCCGAAACGACCGACCCGCAGATCACCGATGCCTCGCAGGCTCCGGTCGATCCGGGGGCGAGAGTGGTTCGCGGAGGCTCCTGGGATGATCGGCCGCTGCGGGCGCGCTCAGCCGCTCGGCAGAGCTACCAGCCGGACTTGCGGGTCTACAACGTCGGCTTCCGCGTGGTCTGTGCCGCGCTGCCCGGCAAGTAGGAGCGCGACCAGGCTGGCTGGCGGCAGTGAGTGCGGGCGTCACCGCTACCCTTGCACGAGCGCCTCGATCTGGTCGACACTCAGCCGGTTCACGGCAGCGCCGGAGCCACCGGCAATCCGGGCGCCTGCGGCGTTGCCCCACTGCAAGCACTCCCGCGGGCTCTTGCCGGCCAGCATCGCGGTCAGGAATCCCGCGTTGAAGGCGTCACCGCAGCAGGTCGTATCCACCACGGAAATGCTGTAGCCCGGTGCGAAGTGCTCGCCCTTTGCGTCGACCAGCAGCGACCCTTCAGCCCCGAGCTTCATCGCAATCGCCGCTCCGGACTCCGACAGCTTCCGAGCCGCCGCTCGGGGATCCTCGGTCCTCGCGATGGCCGGTCCCTCGACCTCGTTAGGGACGAACACGCTTGCGTAGCGCAGAGCCTCCTGGATCCCGCCGTCCCACTCCTCGAAGGGGTCATAGCCGGTGTCCAGCGACGTCGACAGTCCCAGTTCCTGTGCCCGCGCCAGCACCCTGGGCACGTCCGGCCGCAGCTTCTGCTGCATGAAATAGCTGCCGATGTGCACGTGCCGCGCCTGCCGCAGCAGGTCGTCCTCCGCATCGGCCGCCGTCAGGGAGTCGATCGTGCCCAGATAGGTCACGAAAGCCCGGTCCCTGGCTCCGGACAGCGACACGGTGATGCCCGTCCGCAGCTCGGGGTCACGCACGATCAGCTCCGTCGAGACGCCGATCTTCTCGAGTTCCGCGAGCAGGAAGTCGCCGAAGTCGTCCTTGCCGACCCGTGCCCGGAGTGCCACCTTCATCCCCAGGCGCGAGGCGAAGATCGCCACGTTGGCCGTCGAACCGCCCACGTGCATCCCGACCGCGTCCGCCAGCACCTCCTCGCCGAAGTTCGGGAGTCGGTCCACGCCCGAGAGGATGAGGTCAACGTTCACTTCGCCAAGGCACAGGATGTCGTAAGCCATGAAAGTAGGGTATCCGTTGCAATTGGTCTCAGACCCGCGCAAGCGGGTGCAGTCTGTCTGGGGACGCCCTGGGCGGCCCTCTGCTTCAGCATACGGGCCAGCGGGCGTTACTGGGGACTTCCCAGAGGCGTCCTCGTGACGTTCAGGCTCAGGGGTTCTCCGACGCTCGTGGTCTTGTGCAGCCAGGCCTTCAGGTCGGGAATCGGCTTCAGGGAGAACTGCAGTCCGGGTGCGCCGCCTTCGGGTTCAGCACGTCCGGCGACTCGAACAGCCACACCCGACATGGCCCCGACGCTGACCGCCTCCACCACTGTCTCCGCCTTCGAGGGCAGGACTCGCCGCACCTCGAACTCACCCTTGACAGTGTTCCACACCGGTTCCTTGACTGCGCCGTTCTTTTCCAGGTACAGCTTCGTGGCGATCCACATCTTCTGGCCCACGGCGGCCTTGGTACCCTTCGGGAAGCGGGCGCTGACGGCGATCTCCTCCAGGCCAAGCCTCGCCCGGCGGATCTGTCCTTCGACGCCTGATTGCCGCCAGTAGACGAAGGCTCCTCCGTCCGGAGAGCAGGTCATCCCGCAGGGCGCACCGGCCTCCAGACCGGCGTTCTCCAGGGCGCTTCCCGGCACCTGCCGCTGCTCGAGGTCTGCCATCGAGACCGACCACAGCGCCCGGCGTCTTGCGAACAGCAGCGCACTGGCATCCGGCAGCCAACAGGCCGCGCCGGCGTCGTCAGTTACCTTCGTCGGCGGCTGCTTGCCTCGTCCACCGACCCACAGCGCCGCATTGGCGTCGAAGTAGGAGAAGAGAGCTCCGCCAGGCTTTGCACGGTCGTGGTCGGCCTCTGCGCCAAGCTCCACGGTGCGTCCTGACACCGAGAGCCGAAAGCACGTCTTCGAGTGGTCAGTCCACACTGCGATCGGGTCGCTGCCTGGCGAGGTGCGCAGGCCTGTCCATTGCCCGCCCTCGGCCTCGACCAGCGGACGCGGCGCACCAGTCTGCGCGTCGATGGCCAGCGCAAGGCAGTTGCGGGCGTTGTAGGTGAGGGTGCACAGCGTGCCCTCCACCGGCCACGCCAGATGCATCGCCGGGGTAACCTGGCGTGGGTCACCGACAAACCGCGGCTGACCTCCGCTCACCGGCACGATGGCGAGTTGTGCCCAGGTGCCGCCTGTGGTGCTCCAGTAGGCGATCTCCTGCCGCGATGGCGACAGGGCAAAGCGCGGAGTCGCAGGCCGCTCGAGCTTCACCACCGGCCCGGCAGCCGGGGCTACCGCGATCATGGGCTTCGCCGGCCACTGCTCCCAGCCGCCGACCACCACGCCGCGGTTATCCGCGAGCCACTCCACCGAGTCCGCGAGACCGTCCATCACCGCTGTGTCCGACAGAACGAGCAACTGCCGGAACTGGGCCGACGAGAGGGCATAGGCAGGAGCTGACAGGATCGCGCCGATCCCTGCAAGCACGGCTACTCGTACCACGGGCGTCCATCGCATCGTGTCCAGGAACCTCACTAGCGTCCTGTGCCGGGCCACTGCTCGACGTCGACCGGCTAGTGCAGGACGAACTTCTCTATCGCTTCGCCCACGCCTTCAGGGCCACTCTCTGCCACGTACTTCGCCGCCGCCTTCACCGGCTCCTGAGCATAGACCATCGCCACGCCGAAGCCCGACATCTGCACGAGCTCCAGGTCGTTGAGCATGTCGCCCATGCCCATGGTCTGCTCCATCGGGATGCCCAGGTGTGCGGCCAGCCACTGCAGGGCCTTGCCCTTCCCGGCCTCGGCGTTGAGGAACTCGATGTACTCGGGCATCGACCGCGTGACGAACAGGCGCTCACCGTGCTGTTGCTGCCCCTCCGACAGCACGGTCTCGGCATCCTCCGGCGGCACGCAGACGAGTATCTTCGTCGGCTCCTGACCATCAAAGCGGCGCAGATCCCCGGCCGGAACGGGCAGGACGCCCGTGCGCGACCAGTAAAGCCGCGACCACGCCGACATCCGTGTCACGTACATTATGTCGTTCAGATAGTAATGGATGTGGTACCGTCGGTCTACACAGTACTGGACGATCTGCGCTGCCAGGTCGGCCGGTACCGGTCGGCTGTAGAGGGGCTCCGAGTCGCCGGGCCTGCGGATCAGTGCGCCGTTGTAGGAGATGATCGGCACGCCTTCGAGCCCCAGACGCTCCACGAACTGCTCGGCGGAGCTGTGAGGACGACCTGTGGCGATGGCGACCGTCACGCCCTGGGCGGTTGCGGCCCTGATGGCATCGATGTTGCGTTGGGAGACCTCGTGGGCATTGAGTACCAGGGTTCCGTCGAGGTCGATCCCGATCAAACGGATGTCGGGCAAGGGATATCACCTGCTAAGTCGAATAGGGCCACGATACACGAGGGTCTTTCGAGTGCCCCGCGGAAAGGGCAGACGGATTACTGTCGGCCCATTATAGCAGACGACCCCACTTGCGTGAACTCGCCGGCGGCCTGCGCCGAGAGCGGATCCCACTCAGGAGGAGACCATGCCTCGCAGTCATCCCAATATCGTCTTCGTCTTCGCCGACCAGATGCGCGCCTGTGATGCCGGATTCATGGGCAACCCGCAGGTTCACACCCCGAACATGGACCGGCTCGCGGCCGAGGGCGTGACCTTTACCCATGCGGTCTCCGCCTGTCCTGTGTGTACGCCCTATCGCGCTGCGCTGCTCACCGGCCGACACAACCTGAGCAATGGCATGGTGCTCAACGACGTGCGTCTCCCGGTCACGGAGCGGTCGATCGCACACGTCCTCAACGAGGCGGGCTATGACACCGCCTACATCGGCAAGTGGCACCTCGATGGGCCTCATCGCTCGGCCTTCACACCGCCGGGACCGCGTCGGCAGGGGTTCGGCTACTGGGCCGTCTCCAACTGCTGCCACAACTACATGCACTCCTTCTACTACCGTGACGACCCGGAGCCAATCTGGATCGAGGGCTACGATGCCGACCATTTCACCGACCTCACCGTCGACTACGTGCGCAGCCACCAGGAGCAGCCCTTCTGCGTGTTCCTGTCCTTCGGACCGCCGCATGACCCGTGCTTGCTGATGCCCGATTCGTACCATGTGCACAACCCGGCCGACATCAAGCTTCGCCCGAACGTAAAGAACTGCGATCCGCGGGAGGAAATCGCGGGCTACTACTCGCATATAGCAGCCCTCGACCGCAACCTGGGTCGGATCATGGCCGCCGTAGACGAGTCGGGCCTCGCCGACGACACCATCGTCGTCTTCACCTCCGACCATGGCGACATGCTGGGCAGTCAGGGGATGCACCGCAAACAGAAGCCCTGGGACGAGAGTATCATGGTGCCCTATGCCATGCGTTGGCCCGGGCATTCCCCTGCCGGGAAGCGCACGGACTCACTGCTGAATGTGCCCGACCTGATGCCGACGCTGCTGGATCTGGCGCAGGTGCCGATCCCGGAGACCGTCGAGGGAGAGAGCCTGGCTCAGGCGGCCCTGACCGGCGAACACTGCGGGCCCGAGTCCGCCTTCATCTACAACCTCTGCCCCTTCATCGAGCCGATTCCGGAGTGGCGTGGTGTGCGGACCGTGCGCTATACCTATGTCAAGACGCTGGAGGGTCCCTGGCTGCTATACGACAACGAGGCCGACCCCTACCAGCTCAAGAACCTGGTCAACTCGCCCGAAGTCGCCGGGGTGCAGGCACACCTGGAGGACGAGCTCCAGGGTTGGCTGCGCAGGACCGGAGACGATTTCCGCCCCCGAGACGAGTACTGGCGGCGCTTCGGGTATACGGTGGATGACAAGTTCCAGTACCCCATGGAAGGCAGGCAGTTCGGGCTCGTGCCCGAGCCATGACTCGTCGGCCCTTAGGCCGAGAAGGATGTCGTCTGGAGCTAACGCATGGACCAACGCAAGCCTCTACCACCACAACAAGTCGCCCATGCGCTGCGCCACTTCATCCTGTGTGGCGTCCTGTGGGCTGTCTATGGGCCAAATGCCACTCCGGCCGGTTCGATCTTCTCCGGCTTCGGCCTGCATATCGGCCTCAGTGATGCCCAGATCGCCTTCCTTGTCAGCCTCTCCTCGCTGGCCGGCACCTCGCAACTGGTCACCTTCTACCTGACCCGGGCGATCCGCAACAAGCGCCTGTTCATGGTCTTGGTCGGCCAGTTGGAGATCACCTCGGCCAGCGCCATCGTCCTGACCGGGCTCCTGGCGACGCAGTTCCGCTTCGGCGCTGTGGCCGTCCTCTTGGTGACCGCCTACCTGATCGGCCACACCGTCAACCCGCACTTCAGCTCATGGCTCAGCAACGTGATCCCCGAGAACGTCCGGGCGCCCTACATCGGCCGGCGGATGTTCGCGATCACGGTCTCGAGCATGATCTGGCTGTATGTCGCCAGTGAGGGCGTTGACCTTCTCCCGAAGCCCTCTGGCTTCTACCTGGCCTTTGCCGTTGGCTGGGTGGCCGGTCTCCTGGGCTACTGGCTCCTCCTTGTCACCCCCTATCCGGCCACTGAACCATCGGCTGGGGCGAGCTTCGGCAAGAGCCTGCTCGAGCCCATGCGAAACCGCGACTTTCGGCTTCTGGCCCTGTTCCTGTGTACGTGGAACGTGGCACTCTCCATGGCCGGGGCGCTCAGCGGCGTGTACATGATCAAGTACCTGGG
Protein-coding sequences here:
- a CDS encoding arylsulfatase, which codes for MTRRHFLSSTGLGVAGLLGSTGLLPDFAQAAAGSRKPPNIVLIMADDMGFSDIGCYGSEISTPNLDSLAAKGVRFTQFYSYARCCPTRASLLTGLHPHQAGVGHMVGDYKVPGYRGFLNDRCVTLAEVLREAGYHTLMSGKWHVGEQRPHWPVDRGFERYFGLISGASNYFRLETGRTFARDDQPYTPDSSGFYITDAFGEAACQYVQEYAAKENPFFLYLAFTSPHWPLHAWPEDIARYRGKYLCGWDELRERRYRRQIEMGLVDAKWPLTPRDEQAPPWAEVADKEERDLRMAIYAAQIDRMDYNIGRVMAQVRSAGVEEDTLVMFLADNGGCAERIERGEKGAVTGTADSYVSYGLPWANASNTPFRLYKHWVHEGGISSPFIAYWPSVIRNHGGILRNQFGHLVDVMATCVDVSGAEYPTTYKGKPIQPMEGRSLTHLLRGQQRERPLHDVMCWEHEGNKAVRKGRWKLVSRYPARWELYDMAEDRTEMRDLADRCPEKVREMVGDYEDWARRCKVIPWQDLKRS
- a CDS encoding formylglycine-generating enzyme family protein, which translates into the protein MGDLRISCGCRCLALRGTCLLGLLLAGAVTCLPVLAENPWPMNADQAQTLQQEAAHQLASGTEKALELAPGITLTLVLVPTGQFTMGAPDGESPLDPDEGPQSQVRITKPFWMARCEVTNQLYRLFDPAHDSRTIDTNWKDRVGPGIGANADQQPVIRISWYEAMSFCRWLSERTGLAFRLPTEPEWEWACRAGTASPWQCSADDLFRYANYADSSVASVKPWALRDAAHNDGERVSAAVGKYLPNAWGLCDLHGNVAEWCSSLYRPYPYTASAETTDPQITDASQAPVDPGARVVRGGSWDDRPLRARSAARQSYQPDLRVYNVGFRVVCAALPGK
- a CDS encoding carbohydrate kinase family protein — translated: MAYDILCLGEVNVDLILSGVDRLPNFGEEVLADAVGMHVGGSTANVAIFASRLGMKVALRARVGKDDFGDFLLAELEKIGVSTELIVRDPELRTGITVSLSGARDRAFVTYLGTIDSLTAADAEDDLLRQARHVHIGSYFMQQKLRPDVPRVLARAQELGLSTSLDTGYDPFEEWDGGIQEALRYASVFVPNEVEGPAIARTEDPRAAARKLSESGAAIAMKLGAEGSLLVDAKGEHFAPGYSISVVDTTCCGDAFNAGFLTAMLAGKSPRECLQWGNAAGARIAGGSGAAVNRLSVDQIEALVQG
- a CDS encoding Cof-type HAD-IIB family hydrolase, whose amino-acid sequence is MPDIRLIGIDLDGTLVLNAHEVSQRNIDAIRAATAQGVTVAIATGRPHSSAEQFVERLGLEGVPIISYNGALIRRPGDSEPLYSRPVPADLAAQIVQYCVDRRYHIHYYLNDIMYVTRMSAWSRLYWSRTGVLPVPAGDLRRFDGQEPTKILVCVPPEDAETVLSEGQQQHGERLFVTRSMPEYIEFLNAEAGKGKALQWLAAHLGIPMEQTMGMGDMLNDLELVQMSGFGVAMVYAQEPVKAAAKYVAESGPEGVGEAIEKFVLH
- a CDS encoding sulfatase — translated: MPRSHPNIVFVFADQMRACDAGFMGNPQVHTPNMDRLAAEGVTFTHAVSACPVCTPYRAALLTGRHNLSNGMVLNDVRLPVTERSIAHVLNEAGYDTAYIGKWHLDGPHRSAFTPPGPRRQGFGYWAVSNCCHNYMHSFYYRDDPEPIWIEGYDADHFTDLTVDYVRSHQEQPFCVFLSFGPPHDPCLLMPDSYHVHNPADIKLRPNVKNCDPREEIAGYYSHIAALDRNLGRIMAAVDESGLADDTIVVFTSDHGDMLGSQGMHRKQKPWDESIMVPYAMRWPGHSPAGKRTDSLLNVPDLMPTLLDLAQVPIPETVEGESLAQAALTGEHCGPESAFIYNLCPFIEPIPEWRGVRTVRYTYVKTLEGPWLLYDNEADPYQLKNLVNSPEVAGVQAHLEDELQGWLRRTGDDFRPRDEYWRRFGYTVDDKFQYPMEGRQFGLVPEP